ttttttttaaattgcagCTTGTTAAAGACGATTTTCCGAAAACGGAACGAGAGAAGCTTGTTCTGCCACCTCCCCTCACACTACCCCCTATTACTCCAATTTCAAGATACATACATGTTGGCAGATCACCGCCCATTCCAGAGACAACAGCAGGATACTTTGGTTGGAGATCTACCAAAAATGACTGTAGGTTAGAGAAATATGGACGTTATGCCAAACCTAAGGGTGGACTTGTCAGGCAGCTGAATTGGCCAAATGAAGGCATTTAACTGAAACATTCTACAATGGAGTTTTTGAAGAAAGGACGGTGGTTCATTGCTGCATCAGAACTTTAATATAACATTCGATGAGTTTGTCAAGATATGAACTACTAAGTGTGTCAAACCCCTCCCCCCAACACTTTGCTGTGATCTTTCACTTgatcatttacatatgtaaatatgaGTTGTCATTGACATTAGCATAGATACACCTGGTTATCTACATATGTAAATCAGATGTGACACTGAGATTAGCATAAATACACCTGGTTATCTACATACATCAATTAGATTTGTCATGTAGCGTATGTGTTtggtaatatacatgtatatatgtaaaccAGATGTGTCATTCATATTAGCATAACCCCATCTGGTCAGCTACATAAATTAAATTTGTCACTGAAATAAGCCTAGACAAACATCTCTATTTCACTTCCATCTCCTCAACCTTAGAGACTCTAAGAATATCCTCAATCTCAGAGACTAGATGACAAGTTCAATGTTTAGAAATATATCCTTTCTAAAGTACATCACTTTATTGTCTGGTGAAAAGGTAATTAACTTTCATAATCTTAAAACCACCAAACTTATTTAACTCTCACAAGAATGAAAAAACGAATCCAGCTCACAAAAATAGTGATTTTATGTCTTGAGTGATCCAGTGTTTCATTTGTATATCTAAATAGTAAATAACCTAATGGAATATACATTATAGGTGAATATTTCTATGCAATATTCCCCTCTCCATTCCATTTCATATTCCATCCAACTAAGAACCTTGAAATACAGGGAATTTCTGCTCATGCTATTCCATTTGATTTCATTCCAGCGTTCCAATGTATTCCATTTGAAAGTTTGTTGATGGTTGTCTGTGAGAAATGGTAAAGAGATATGTTGTAGTTGTATATCAAAAACAGTAAGATCTATGGTGTTCTATCATTTGATCCACGATTAAAGAACACACCAAACTATATACAGACTTAGTTTACCAGTACATCAttctgtaatttgcatatttcacaGACAGTCATCAATCAAGAGGTGTGGAGGTCACATATATAAATCAAAAAATGGAACATGTTGTATTCgtcaaatttacattttgactGACCTGCCAATGcagtaaatttgtattttaaaagtaatttatAAATCTATACATTTGAAGCA
This portion of the Glandiceps talaboti chromosome 7, keGlaTala1.1, whole genome shotgun sequence genome encodes:
- the LOC144437580 gene encoding ciliary microtubule inner protein 1-like; its protein translation is MAEKAGGKALAGFNFVAQDQIWKDHIKYEEDAAKIWPQQWGFLKTSYKDLVKDDFPKTEREKLVLPPPLTLPPITPISRYIHVGRSPPIPETTAGYFGWRSTKNDCRLEKYGRYAKPKGGLVRQLNWPNEGI